One segment of Gemmatimonadota bacterium DNA contains the following:
- a CDS encoding MotA/TolQ/ExbB proton channel family protein — MSGLGSVSAVLLQVPGLETQELSFFEQVVQIWEGGGFMMYPLAAAFLVGVVIIVWKFFTLTSTASRTKSLLRDVDALLADHRTDEALTRARESRTPAGRILVAGLERKNEGTDRVMKAIENVGLIEMAGLERGLVWLATLSNVAPLLGFLGTVIGMIQAFQAIELAGEVDATLVAGGIKVALITTAAGLAIAIPLNIFHNYFITRIDRLVLDTEESAQKMIDTLHELEARTA, encoded by the coding sequence GTGAGCGGTCTTGGTTCCGTAAGCGCCGTACTGCTTCAGGTCCCGGGTCTCGAGACACAAGAGCTCAGTTTCTTTGAGCAGGTTGTCCAGATCTGGGAGGGCGGCGGCTTCATGATGTACCCGTTGGCCGCTGCCTTTCTGGTGGGGGTCGTGATCATCGTTTGGAAGTTCTTCACGCTGACGTCTACGGCGTCGCGGACCAAGAGCCTCCTGCGTGACGTGGACGCCCTCCTCGCGGATCACCGCACGGACGAGGCGCTCACCCGCGCCCGCGAGTCGCGGACGCCCGCCGGCCGCATTCTGGTTGCGGGGCTGGAGCGCAAGAACGAGGGTACCGACCGCGTGATGAAGGCCATCGAGAACGTCGGCCTGATCGAAATGGCCGGCCTCGAGCGAGGGCTCGTGTGGCTCGCGACCCTGTCCAACGTGGCGCCGCTGCTCGGCTTCCTCGGGACGGTCATCGGGATGATCCAGGCCTTCCAGGCGATCGAGCTGGCCGGCGAGGTGGACGCCACATTGGTGGCCGGGGGTATCAAGGTGGCGCTGATCACGACCGCCGCGGGCCTCGCGATCGCCATTCCGCTGAACATCTTCCACAACTACTTCATCACGCGGATCGACCGCCTGGTGCTCGATACGGAAGAGTCGGCGCAGAAGATGATCGACACGCTGCACGAACTGGAGGCGCGCACGGCCTGA